CCTCAGACTCCCTCCAAAAACTTTTAACGCCCTGCGGATCACCCCGATTTTGCAAGCAAAATCGGGGTGATCCGCAGGGAATTAAAAGTCTTTGAAGGGGGTCCGGGGGAAACTTTCTACAGAAAGTTTCCCCCGGTGCAATAAATCAGAGCTTCCTTAATTACTCCGGGGGAAACTTTTTGTAGAAGGGCCGTAGGCCCGGGTCTGCCCCATGCCTCCTCTATTATTCGGATGTTCGGCGGTGGCCTGGAGGTTCGGCCCGCGCCGGGCGGGGTTTTTACGCCCTTGCGGGCCGAACCTCCAGGGCACCGCCCCCCAGGCAGCGGGCGCGGGCAAGGCGCCCCTTCAAAGACTTTCGATACGAACCGGTTTTCCCCTGTTCTGCCTGGCGGAACAGGGGAAAACCGAGGATGCCCCGTTACGTTACTCCCCGTGGCGATAGTCCCTTACGCGCGGAGGCGCCATCTCATGGCGGCGCTTGCCCTTCTGGCCGCGGCCCTCTTCACGGCCGGCTGCGCTCAGGCGCTCCGGGACGTGCGCGGGAGGGCGGCCCCCGTTCCCCCGCCGGCCGTATTTCTCGAAGGGGTGCCCTTCTTCCCCGGCGGCGACGAGCTCTGCGGCCCGGCGGCCCTCGCCTCGGTGCTCGCCTACCACGGCGCAGAGGTCACGATGGAGGAGATAAGCGCCGCCGTCTACGAGCCGCGCATAGGCGGCTCGCTCATGCTGGACATGCTCGTCTACGCCGGACGAGTCGGCATGGAAGCCGTATTCTTCGACGGCACGATGGGGGACGTGGGCCGGCTGCTGCGGGAGGGCTACCCCGTGATCCTCTTTCTCAACCTCGGGCTCAGGGCGTATCCGGTGGGCCACTTCGTGGTGGTGACGGGCATGGACGAGCGGCGGGGGGTGGTGGTGCTCCACACGGGCCGCAAGGCCCACGAGGCGGCGTCCGTGGAAGAGATCGGGTCCGCCTGGAAGAGGGGAGGCGGCGGGGCGCTGCTCGTGAGACCGCCCCTTCCCGGCGACGGCACGGCCCTGGCCGAGTACCTGCGCCGCGCCTCGGAGCTCGTCGGGCAGGGACGCTTCGAGCAGGCCCGGCGCGTCGTCTCGCGCGCCCTCCTCTCCTATCCGGGCAACCCCCTTCTCTTAAACGACCTGGCGTGGACGCTGATGGAGCTCGGACGCCTCGACGAGGCCGGGCAGACGGCCGCCGAGGCCCTTGAGCGCGACCCCTCCCGGCGTCACGTCTACCTCGACACCATGGGCGTCGTCCACACAAGGCTCGGCCTCTACGAGCGCGCCGAAAGAGAGCTTTCAGAGGCTCTCGACGCCGCGGCGGCAAGCGGGGCCGACCCGAAGGCGAAGGACCTAATCGAAGCCCACCTCATGGAGCTCTACAGGGAGAGAGGGCGCGAGGGGGCCGGCGAGCTCCGGCGGCCGCGATGAAGCGCACGGTCTACGGCATGAACCCCGTCATCGAGGCCCTGCGCTCGGAGAGGGACGCGGTGACGGAGGTCCTCGTAGGGAGGGGGCGTCACGGCGAGAGGATCCGCCGCGTTGTGGAGCTCGCCCGCCGCAGGGGCGCGGCCGTGAGGGTCGTGGCCGCCGCCGAGCTCTCGGCGCTCACCGGCACGCACAGGCACCAGGGCGTGGCGGCCCTCGTGCGGGGCGCCTACGCATACGCCCACCTTGAAGACCTCATCGACGCCTGGAAGAGCAGCGGGCGCGCGGCGCTCTTTCTGGTGCTCGACTCCATAGAGGATCCGCAAAACCTCGGCGCCCTCATAAGGGCCGCCGAGTGCGCAGGCGCCCACGGTGTCGTCATACCGAAGGACAGGGCCTGCGGCGTAACGGCGGCGGCCGTGAAGGCATCGGCCGGCGCCGCCGAGCACATGCCCGTTGCGAGGGTCACGAACCTCGCAAGGACGATGGACAGACTCAAGGCCGAGGGCCTGTGGATCGTCGCCTTGGAGGGGACCTCGGCTGAGAGCATCTACGACGCCGACCTCTCCGGCGACCTGGCCCTCGTCGTAGGCGGCGAGGGGAGAGGGATCGGCAGGCTCGTCATGTCGAAGTGCGACTTCGCGGTGAAGATACCGATGGCCGGGCGCGTGGGCTCGCTCAACGCGAGCCAGGCCGCGGCGGTGGCGCTCTTCGAGACCGTCAGGAGACGAAGGGGGCGGGATGATAGGACTCATAAGGGAAGCGGCCGCAAGGCTTGAAGGGGTGGTGAGCCGCACGCCGGTGGTCTGCTCGGCATCGCTCGGCGGGATGCTGGGCGTGGAGCTGTGCATGAAGCTTGAGAACATGCAGAAGACCGGCTCCTTCAAGGCGAGGGGCGCCTACAACAGGATAAGCACCCTCGACGACGGGAAGAGACGGGCGGGCGTGGTGGCCGCCTCGTCGGGCAATCACGCCCAGGGGGTGGCCTGGGCCGCCGCGCGCCTCGGCGTGAGAAGCGTCATAGTGATGCCCGAGACGGCGCCCATCATAAAGCAGGTGGCCACCCGCGGCTACGGCGGCGAGGTCGTATTGCACGGGCGCGGCTTCGAGGACGCCATGGAGCGGGCCCTGGAGCTCGCCTCGGAACAGGGGCTCACCCTCGTCCACGCCTTCGACGACGACTTCGTGATCGCCGGCCAGGGCACCGTCGGGCTCGAAATAATGGAGGAGCTGGCCGACGCGGACACGGTGGTAGTGCCCGTAGGCGGCGGAGGTCTCATCTCCGGCATATCGACGGCCGTCAAGGCCCTGAACCCCTCGGTCAGGGTCGTGGGCGTGGAGGCCGCAGCCTCGCCGTCGTGCAGCGCCGCCCTCGAGGCGGGCAGGCCCGTCGACGTCGCCCCGGCCGACACCATAGCGGACGGCATCGCCATAAAACGGCTCTGCCGCCGCACCCTCTCCATCATCGCCGAAAAGGTCGACGACGTGGTCACGGTGGACGAGGACGCCATAGCCGCGGCCGTGCTCAAGCTGCTGGAGCGCAAGAAGCTCATGGTCGAGGGCGCCGGCGCCACGGCCCTTGCGGCCTGCATGGAGGGGAAGCTCCCGCCGGGGGCCCGGAAGGTGGTGCTCGTCGCAAGCGGAGGCAACATGGACGTGACAACGCTCGACAGGATCATAAGGCTCGGCCTGCTGCGCGAGGGACGGATCCGCCGCATATCAACCCTGCTGCGCGACGCTCCGGGAGAGCTCGCCCGCCTTACCGCCCTCCTCGCCGCCAGGAGGTCGAACATACTGGAAGTGACCCACGAACGCGACCGCATGGACGTGCCGGTGGGCAAGGCCCTCATCCACATAACGATAGAAGTGGAAGACGGGGAGCACGGCGCCGCCGTCACCGCCGCCTTGAAGGACGCCGGTTACAGGCTCGAGGGCCCCTCCCTGTAAGGGTCACGGCGCCCCCCTCCCCCTCCCCCCCCGCCGAAGCCCAATCTTTGTGCATCCCTGCCCAAAAAAGGTCCTTCTCCGGCGACGCCGCGCCCCTCAAACCACCTTCAAAACAGCCTTGGCACCGTTCTTGCTACTCCTGTGGGCCGTAGGGCGGGCCATCCGGCCATCCGGGCCTGGGGGCCTGCGGCAAACAAAGGAGACGGTATGAAGAAGGTGGCTTTGATAGACGACGAGGCGTCGCAGAGGGTGGTGCTGCGCGGCTTCCTCGAGGACGCCGGCTACGAGGTCGTGGCCGAGGGCGGCGACGGCTCCCAGGCCGTGGACATCTGCACCGCCAACGACCCGGACCTCGTGATAATGGACGTCAAGATGCCGGGCATGGACGGCATCGAGGCGGCGAGACTCATAAACTCGCTCCGTCCCACGCCGGTGCTGCTCCTTACGGCGAGCTCCGACGACGAGACCGTGCGAAGGGCCGTCGAGGCCGGAGTGATGGCCTACCTCACAAAACCCGTGAGGTTCGAGGAGCTCCAGCCGGCCATAGAGCTCGCTCTCGACCGCCACAACGAGCTCGAACAGCTCCGCAAGGAAAACGTGGACCTCAAGGAGGCCATAGAGACCCGCAAGGTCGTGGAGCGCGCCAAGGGGCTGCTCATGGAGAAGGAGGGACTCACGGAGAAGGAGGCCTTCGGGAGGCTGCGCAAGATAAGCATGGACAGGCGAAGCACCATGCGCGAGATAGCGGAAGTGATAATCAAGGCGCTGGGCGAGCTCTGAACCACGCGCCAGGACCGCCGATCTTCGAAGCCGACTGCGAGGGAACGACGAAGGAGGTGCCCCCATGAAGAAAGTTCTTATCATCCAGCAGGTGCCCCACGAGGGTCCCGGCACACTGGGCCGGATAATGGAGAGGGCCGGCATCGAAACGGAGCTTGTCAAGGTCTGCGCCGGCGCGAAGACGCCGGGGCGCGCAGACCGCTACAGCGCCGTCGTCGTGCTGGGCGGACCGATGGGCGTATACGAGGAGAAGAGATACCCCTTTCTCACGGCCGAGATCCGCCTCATCGAGAGCGCCCTGCGAAGCGGCGTGCCCGTAATGGGCATATGCCTCGGCGCGCAGCTCCTGGCCAGGGCCGCAGGCGCCGCCGTCTTCCGCAGGCCCGAGCGCGAGATAGGATGGTACGACATAGACCTGACGGACGAGGGAAGGGCCGACCGCCTTCTCTTCGGCCTGCCCCGCCGCATGAAGGTCTTCCAGTGGCACGGCGACACCTTCGACATACCGCCGGGAGCCGTCAGGCTCGCCTCGTCGAGGCTCTTCGAAAACCAGCTCTTCCGCATAGGCCCCTCCTACGGCTTCCAGT
This DNA window, taken from Deltaproteobacteria bacterium, encodes the following:
- a CDS encoding type 1 glutamine amidotransferase, whose translation is MKKVLIIQQVPHEGPGTLGRIMERAGIETELVKVCAGAKTPGRADRYSAVVVLGGPMGVYEEKRYPFLTAEIRLIESALRSGVPVMGICLGAQLLARAAGAAVFRRPEREIGWYDIDLTDEGRADRLLFGLPRRMKVFQWHGDTFDIPPGAVRLASSRLFENQLFRIGPSYGFQFHLEVTESMILQWLEVNGDELADLSGTIDPAAVRARTPLLTETLRRYAEAVFSRWLRGLGSRWAP
- a CDS encoding threonine ammonia-lyase, with the translated sequence MIGLIREAAARLEGVVSRTPVVCSASLGGMLGVELCMKLENMQKTGSFKARGAYNRISTLDDGKRRAGVVAASSGNHAQGVAWAAARLGVRSVIVMPETAPIIKQVATRGYGGEVVLHGRGFEDAMERALELASEQGLTLVHAFDDDFVIAGQGTVGLEIMEELADADTVVVPVGGGGLISGISTAVKALNPSVRVVGVEAAASPSCSAALEAGRPVDVAPADTIADGIAIKRLCRRTLSIIAEKVDDVVTVDEDAIAAAVLKLLERKKLMVEGAGATALAACMEGKLPPGARKVVLVASGGNMDVTTLDRIIRLGLLREGRIRRISTLLRDAPGELARLTALLAARRSNILEVTHERDRMDVPVGKALIHITIEVEDGEHGAAVTAALKDAGYRLEGPSL
- a CDS encoding response regulator → MKKVALIDDEASQRVVLRGFLEDAGYEVVAEGGDGSQAVDICTANDPDLVIMDVKMPGMDGIEAARLINSLRPTPVLLLTASSDDETVRRAVEAGVMAYLTKPVRFEELQPAIELALDRHNELEQLRKENVDLKEAIETRKVVERAKGLLMEKEGLTEKEAFGRLRKISMDRRSTMREIAEVIIKALGEL
- a CDS encoding tetratricopeptide repeat protein, with the translated sequence MFGGGLEVRPAPGGVFTPLRAEPPGHRPPGSGRGQGAPSKTFDTNRFSPVLPGGTGENRGCPVTLLPVAIVPYARRRHLMAALALLAAALFTAGCAQALRDVRGRAAPVPPPAVFLEGVPFFPGGDELCGPAALASVLAYHGAEVTMEEISAAVYEPRIGGSLMLDMLVYAGRVGMEAVFFDGTMGDVGRLLREGYPVILFLNLGLRAYPVGHFVVVTGMDERRGVVVLHTGRKAHEAASVEEIGSAWKRGGGGALLVRPPLPGDGTALAEYLRRASELVGQGRFEQARRVVSRALLSYPGNPLLLNDLAWTLMELGRLDEAGQTAAEALERDPSRRHVYLDTMGVVHTRLGLYERAERELSEALDAAAASGADPKAKDLIEAHLMELYRERGREGAGELRRPR
- the rlmB gene encoding 23S rRNA (guanosine(2251)-2'-O)-methyltransferase RlmB, whose protein sequence is MKRTVYGMNPVIEALRSERDAVTEVLVGRGRHGERIRRVVELARRRGAAVRVVAAAELSALTGTHRHQGVAALVRGAYAYAHLEDLIDAWKSSGRAALFLVLDSIEDPQNLGALIRAAECAGAHGVVIPKDRACGVTAAAVKASAGAAEHMPVARVTNLARTMDRLKAEGLWIVALEGTSAESIYDADLSGDLALVVGGEGRGIGRLVMSKCDFAVKIPMAGRVGSLNASQAAAVALFETVRRRRGRDDRTHKGSGRKA